In a genomic window of Nitrospinota bacterium:
- a CDS encoding NADH-quinone oxidoreductase subunit J: protein MVIFQPNVIYSALYLIGTLLALAGLFLLLNAQFIAVVHIIVYAGAIMVLFLFVIMLLDLGRDPAGTEQLKYQRGMGIGLAVIFLLELAVASSFGALAGVAEGPLPASFGYTEVLGRLLFTKYLFPFEATSILLFVAAIGAVVLGKRRS, encoded by the coding sequence ATGGTCATCTTCCAGCCTAATGTAATCTATAGCGCGCTCTACCTCATTGGGACGCTCCTGGCCCTTGCGGGGCTATTCTTGTTGCTCAACGCCCAATTCATCGCCGTAGTCCACATCATCGTGTATGCCGGGGCCATTATGGTCCTCTTTCTCTTCGTCATCATGCTCCTCGACTTGGGGAGGGACCCGGCCGGGACGGAGCAGTTGAAATACCAGCGCGGCATGGGGATAGGCCTGGCGGTTATCTTTTTGCTGGAGCTCGCCGTGGCATCCTCCTTTGGAGCACTCGCCGGTGTCGCTGAGGGCCCGCTACCTGCATCATTCGGCTACACCGAGGTGCTGGGGCGGTTATTGTTCACCAAGTACCTCTTCCCCTTCGAGGCCACGAGCATTTTGCTATTCGTTGCGGCTATCGGGGCCGTGGTCCTGGGGAAGCGGCGCAGCTGA
- a CDS encoding glutamate--cysteine ligase, translating into MKPEDIPIQSADELVLEFTSGCKPSTEWLTGLELEKVGVDPATAEAMPFGGPRGIEAALTSMAEKHGWEPTVEDGRVVGLTRDGSAITLEPGGQHEFASPPSPDLHTMEAELARHQEEIRQVADHLGVAFLGIGMQPVTPLEAIEWTPKGRYAIMAPYLGSKGTLAHAMMKQTTAIQCTFDYSDEADCFSKMRLAMGLSPIATALFAHSSITGGYINGFRSFRGHIWVHTDPDRCGIVRGVFDEGFGFEAYTEWCLAVPAMFILREGRWIALGGMPFGRFLAEGFEGHRATMADWQLHLTTIFTEARLKTFIEVRCADSLRPDDVLVVPAFWKGLLYDAEARAAAWELIAGWPFEERLVLWHTAPGYGLATPTPDGRTIFDLARDLLSLSLDGLTRQAVLDPQGRDETIYLETFADRLLETGRCPADELSALWVGEWAGDPARLVEWCRY; encoded by the coding sequence GTGAAGCCCGAAGATATCCCTATCCAAAGCGCAGATGAGTTGGTTCTCGAATTCACTTCGGGGTGCAAGCCATCGACGGAGTGGCTCACCGGATTGGAGCTTGAGAAGGTTGGTGTCGATCCAGCCACCGCCGAGGCTATGCCCTTCGGCGGCCCCCGGGGCATTGAAGCCGCCCTCACCTCCATGGCCGAGAAGCACGGCTGGGAGCCCACGGTGGAAGACGGGAGAGTGGTTGGACTCACGCGGGACGGTTCGGCCATTACCTTGGAGCCCGGCGGGCAGCACGAGTTCGCTAGCCCTCCCTCCCCCGACCTCCATACAATGGAGGCCGAGCTCGCCCGGCACCAGGAGGAGATCCGCCAGGTGGCCGATCACCTGGGGGTGGCTTTCCTGGGGATCGGCATGCAACCCGTAACCCCCCTGGAGGCCATTGAGTGGACTCCCAAAGGTCGATACGCCATCATGGCGCCCTACCTGGGGTCCAAGGGCACCTTGGCCCACGCCATGATGAAGCAGACCACCGCCATCCAATGCACCTTCGACTACTCCGACGAGGCCGATTGCTTCTCCAAGATGAGGCTCGCCATGGGGCTCTCTCCCATCGCCACGGCGCTCTTCGCCCACTCCTCAATCACCGGGGGGTATATCAACGGCTTCCGGAGCTTTCGTGGCCACATTTGGGTCCATACTGACCCGGATCGCTGCGGGATTGTCAGAGGGGTGTTTGACGAGGGCTTCGGATTTGAAGCCTACACGGAGTGGTGTTTGGCGGTCCCGGCGATGTTCATCCTCCGCGAGGGTCGGTGGATCGCCCTGGGTGGGATGCCCTTCGGCCGGTTTCTGGCCGAGGGGTTCGAAGGCCATCGCGCCACCATGGCCGATTGGCAGCTCCACCTGACTACCATCTTCACCGAAGCCCGCTTGAAGACGTTCATCGAGGTCAGGTGCGCCGATAGCCTGAGGCCCGACGACGTCCTCGTGGTCCCGGCCTTCTGGAAAGGCCTCCTCTACGACGCCGAGGCGCGGGCCGCCGCCTGGGAGCTAATAGCGGGGTGGCCTTTCGAGGAGCGCCTGGTGCTCTGGCATACCGCTCCCGGCTACGGCCTGGCCACCCCTACGCCCGACGGCCGGACCATCTTCGACCTCGCTCGCGACCTTCTCTCCTTGAGTTTGGATGGCCTGACACGTCAGGCCGTCCTTGACCCCCAGGGCCGGGACGAAACGATCTACCTCGAGACCTTTGCCGACCGGTTGCTTGAGACGGGCCGATGCCCGGCTGATGAGCTCTCCGCCCTCTGGGTTGGCGAATGGGCCGGAGACCCTGCCCGGCTCGTCGAGTGGTGCAGGTATTAA
- the gshB gene encoding glutathione synthase: protein MSLAFAFVLDPFDALEFVGDTSFCLMAECQRRGHAVFAIEAADLAVDEATPTGRASPVEMDPARGWVPKGPATVTPLGDFDCVFMRKEPPFDMSYIYATYVLELAPAGTFVINDPRGIRNANEKLYSLHFPALIPESLVARTKAELTAFMERVGGSMVIKPLGSYGGQEVFVCRTGDTNLGVILDSVTDKGRNLILAQRYLPEVATEGDKRILVLDGEPIGAFLRRPSPGDHRANISAGGTAEPADVSAADRALCESIASRLVDDGLYFVGLDVIGGLITEINVTCPAGVYEVDQFNGVNSAEPVIAFCEAQVAARRAASPSSA, encoded by the coding sequence ATGAGCCTAGCCTTTGCCTTCGTCCTCGACCCCTTCGACGCTCTAGAATTCGTTGGCGACACCTCGTTTTGCCTCATGGCGGAGTGCCAGCGCCGGGGCCACGCCGTCTTCGCCATAGAGGCGGCAGACCTCGCCGTAGACGAGGCCACCCCAACCGGCCGGGCATCTCCGGTTGAGATGGACCCCGCCCGGGGGTGGGTGCCGAAAGGCCCGGCGACGGTCACGCCCCTAGGGGATTTCGACTGCGTCTTCATGCGCAAGGAGCCGCCCTTCGATATGTCGTACATTTACGCGACCTACGTCTTGGAGTTGGCTCCAGCCGGAACCTTCGTCATCAACGACCCGCGCGGCATTCGGAACGCAAACGAGAAGCTCTATAGCCTCCATTTCCCGGCTCTCATTCCCGAAAGCCTCGTGGCTCGCACAAAGGCCGAGCTAACGGCGTTCATGGAGCGAGTGGGGGGCTCGATGGTAATCAAGCCCCTGGGCAGCTACGGCGGGCAGGAAGTCTTCGTCTGCCGAACCGGCGACACCAACCTGGGAGTGATCCTGGACAGCGTCACGGACAAGGGCCGAAACCTCATTCTGGCCCAACGCTACCTGCCGGAGGTGGCCACCGAGGGCGACAAACGGATCCTGGTGCTCGACGGCGAGCCTATCGGGGCGTTTCTTCGTCGCCCCTCGCCCGGCGACCACCGGGCCAACATCTCCGCCGGAGGGACCGCCGAGCCGGCGGACGTGTCGGCGGCCGACCGGGCTCTCTGCGAATCGATCGCGAGCCGGCTTGTCGACGACGGACTCTACTTCGTGGGCCTCGACGTCATCGGCGGGTTAATCACAGAGATCAACGTTACCTGTCCGGCCGGGGTCTACGAGGTTGACCAGTTCAACGGGGTCAACAGTGCCGAGCCCGTAATAGCGTTCTGTGAGGCGCAGGTGGCCGCTCGCAGGGCCGCCTCCCCCTCCAGCGCCTGA
- a CDS encoding NAD(P)H-dependent oxidoreductase subunit E: MLDASFLKNLRTIEARYPDRRSAILPALYLLQERDGYITPEGMQALAVHFDISPMAVHEVGSFYTMLNFRPVGRHHIQVCRTLPCKLRGSDQVTSCIANKLGISVGDVTPDGTFSLLTVECLGSCDTAPMMQVNDLYYENLTRARIDAVLDELKDEDASYTKRPGPDGF; this comes from the coding sequence GTGCTTGATGCCTCCTTCCTCAAGAACCTGAGGACGATAGAGGCCCGCTATCCTGACCGGCGAAGCGCCATCCTTCCGGCCCTCTACCTGCTCCAGGAACGGGATGGCTACATCACCCCCGAGGGAATGCAGGCCTTGGCCGTCCACTTCGACATCTCTCCCATGGCCGTCCACGAGGTGGGCAGCTTCTACACCATGCTTAATTTCAGGCCTGTGGGGCGCCATCATATTCAAGTATGTAGGACGCTGCCATGCAAGCTCCGAGGGTCCGATCAGGTGACCTCCTGCATCGCTAATAAGCTAGGGATTTCGGTCGGTGATGTGACGCCCGACGGGACCTTCTCTCTCTTGACGGTCGAGTGCCTTGGCAGCTGCGACACGGCCCCCATGATGCAGGTAAACGACCTCTATTATGAAAACCTCACCCGGGCGAGGATCGACGCCGTCCTCGATGAGCTCAAGGACGAGGACGCGTCCTACACCAAGCGGCCCGGCCCCGACGGGTTCTAG
- a CDS encoding AsmA family protein has product MRRPLLIAAAVGVVILAILVVLPKFIDINTYRGQIAETLEKTLHRKVKLGEIRLSLMGGPRVRLANVEIADRARSGGAPAVTIEGIDVSLKLLPLLSRRVEVSKLTLRRPTVLLTISKDGRTNFSDLTGAPSPGRLKALPPPGETPPPPSAPSSIAGLSISRLDIQDGTLTIIDQHAMPGSTLTHRFEDLEVRLRDVSLERPIDFDVAATLVRKTRQPFRLKGTVGPIGTNPQPGKIPITVSVRSTGLELAPLQPYVRDFLPVTNLAGSLTSNLTFTQENPERLAVDGSVEFVDLDFTAPAYDYRPPKPLTLSVDQSIQVDFKADTIKVERFRVTIGNSTIAASGAVAKASTEPEIDIKVATDGASLEDLAKLDPSLPDRLPPGMTLSGPLAIEVNVGGTLSDFTARGFVDAKRTKLAWKGLLDKEAGVAGALRFDGRYDGRRLTLRKTHLDLHTLKLDASGSVTNLTQPIVDLKLATNTVSLAGWERVLPALKGNPLHGQFSFTGEVAGPTAEPAKSRVSGRLVLSKVGPVEKIFTLAPPLKSYWPKDLALAGTATAEVTIQGTMQSFDITGKVDLKEGDFRYGELLKKPRGERANLTFSGRYRGGDVTIEQVSLAIKDLEASGRGSVKNLKDPVIDLTLRTNRVDLARWVPAGKKLTGQVSLAVGVKGRVSKPETLVFTQSDITASGIGPLETVLETLPALRAALPPGFKINGKADASVSFSGSFPKLSGRAVVDLTKVGLHHPDWIIKPLGQPARVAVEGRHTGKSFTLKTFEAILGKDWIRGAAHVADLDQPRGSLTVASSPIRLERLTESLPFLKGYGLAGTVSVDIHVQGDTARLKDAQAKGIVEVRDLKARLPQLAAPLENMTGTIELKGQEAILKKFTVAYGDSILSLSATVRGFDAPQVSFNLDAPRLVLHQWKAAEKKKAPSSRTHLTEPYGQPPPARILLVKAQERPYDWLSWFKKVSASGDVRVRQAVYNDLLLENLQAKTSLRQGVFILNNLTFGLHGGRYDGSAVVDLDPASARFSFRSSLVGVDVNKLLTAHAKLPNTIWGRLQATLDIRGRGLTAASLLPTLSGRGQATVTDGQINMAIVRDLLDNMPIFKLAGFIPGFQKLGTCKTQFTRQETTPFRILTMPVTINRGVAAVAPSTLMLDSDDIDIVTGANPGVIDLPRQEIDFRDIWAVFSPELTDQCLGADAKPVLTDSAGRMTFPFTCRGSFRGGRRPKCRPDERYLLDAGLRLASQKLFKGKGGGIGGILGEVLGGGSPQPPPGQPGQQPTQPSQPGSQIPPLPGGLEDLLKILQ; this is encoded by the coding sequence ATGCGCCGACCTCTCCTGATAGCCGCCGCCGTAGGCGTCGTCATCCTGGCCATCCTGGTGGTTCTCCCTAAGTTTATCGACATCAACACCTACCGGGGCCAAATTGCTGAAACCCTCGAGAAAACGCTCCACCGCAAGGTGAAGCTCGGAGAGATACGGCTCAGTCTTATGGGAGGGCCCCGGGTGCGGCTGGCCAACGTGGAGATTGCCGACCGTGCGCGTTCCGGTGGAGCACCGGCGGTTACGATAGAGGGAATCGATGTCAGCCTCAAGCTATTGCCCCTCCTTTCCAGGCGTGTTGAAGTCAGCAAGCTCACCCTACGAAGGCCAACCGTCCTCCTGACGATAAGCAAGGACGGCCGCACCAACTTCTCCGATCTCACCGGGGCCCCTTCCCCCGGCAGGCTCAAAGCCCTCCCCCCACCGGGCGAAACTCCTCCACCCCCGAGTGCTCCGAGCTCTATTGCGGGCCTATCGATCTCGCGCCTAGACATTCAGGACGGCACGCTGACCATCATCGATCAACACGCCATGCCAGGGTCAACCCTTACCCACAGGTTTGAGGACCTTGAGGTCCGCCTCCGGGACGTCTCCCTGGAACGCCCCATAGATTTCGATGTGGCCGCCACACTCGTTCGTAAGACCCGCCAGCCGTTCCGACTCAAAGGCACGGTGGGGCCCATAGGGACAAACCCTCAGCCAGGCAAGATTCCCATCACCGTGTCGGTTCGCTCGACGGGGCTTGAGCTCGCTCCTCTCCAGCCCTACGTGCGTGATTTTCTTCCAGTTACCAACCTCGCCGGGTCGCTCACCTCCAATCTAACGTTCACCCAGGAGAATCCAGAGCGGCTGGCGGTGGATGGATCGGTGGAATTTGTGGATTTGGATTTCACTGCACCGGCTTACGATTACCGGCCCCCCAAGCCCTTGACGCTATCGGTTGACCAGTCCATCCAGGTGGACTTTAAGGCCGACACCATCAAGGTCGAGCGCTTCCGCGTCACCATTGGCAACTCCACCATCGCCGCCTCGGGCGCCGTTGCCAAGGCCAGTACCGAACCAGAGATCGACATCAAGGTGGCAACCGACGGGGCCTCACTTGAAGATCTAGCGAAGCTCGACCCGTCACTTCCCGACCGGCTGCCTCCCGGTATGACGCTCTCGGGCCCCTTGGCCATTGAAGTCAACGTCGGGGGAACCCTTTCGGACTTCACAGCCCGTGGCTTCGTGGACGCCAAACGAACTAAGCTCGCCTGGAAGGGTCTTCTTGACAAGGAGGCCGGGGTGGCGGGCGCGCTGCGGTTCGACGGCCGCTACGACGGCCGACGCCTGACCCTACGAAAAACCCATCTCGACCTTCACACCTTGAAGCTCGACGCGAGCGGCAGCGTAACCAACCTCACACAACCCATCGTCGATTTGAAGCTCGCGACGAACACCGTGAGCCTGGCAGGCTGGGAGCGGGTCCTGCCCGCCCTCAAGGGAAACCCTCTCCACGGCCAGTTCTCCTTCACCGGAGAGGTGGCCGGCCCAACGGCGGAGCCTGCCAAGAGCCGGGTCTCCGGACGACTCGTCCTCTCGAAGGTGGGGCCTGTTGAGAAGATATTTACCCTCGCCCCGCCGCTCAAGTCTTACTGGCCGAAAGACCTCGCCCTGGCGGGAACCGCGACGGCTGAGGTGACCATCCAAGGCACAATGCAGTCCTTCGATATCACCGGGAAAGTAGACCTCAAGGAAGGCGACTTTCGGTACGGTGAGCTGCTGAAGAAACCCAGGGGGGAGCGGGCCAACCTGACATTCAGTGGCCGCTATCGAGGCGGCGATGTGACAATCGAGCAGGTCTCCCTGGCGATCAAAGACCTGGAGGCAAGCGGCCGGGGCTCGGTCAAGAACCTGAAAGACCCGGTTATCGATCTCACCCTTCGCACCAACCGAGTGGACCTGGCCCGATGGGTTCCGGCGGGCAAGAAGCTAACCGGCCAGGTGAGCCTGGCCGTAGGGGTCAAGGGACGGGTTTCCAAGCCCGAGACCCTGGTTTTCACCCAGTCGGATATCACGGCATCCGGCATCGGACCGCTAGAGACGGTGCTTGAGACCCTCCCCGCCCTACGGGCCGCCTTGCCGCCTGGATTCAAGATAAACGGGAAGGCCGATGCATCGGTTTCCTTTTCGGGTTCTTTCCCGAAGCTATCCGGCCGGGCGGTGGTTGACCTCACCAAGGTGGGCCTCCACCACCCCGACTGGATTATTAAGCCTTTGGGTCAGCCCGCCCGCGTCGCAGTCGAGGGCCGACACACCGGAAAATCTTTCACCCTGAAGACCTTCGAAGCCATCCTCGGGAAGGACTGGATACGGGGGGCGGCCCATGTGGCCGACCTCGACCAGCCTCGGGGGAGCCTTACGGTGGCCTCCTCCCCCATTAGGCTCGAGCGGCTCACTGAGAGCCTCCCCTTCCTGAAAGGCTACGGCCTGGCAGGCACCGTCAGCGTGGACATCCACGTCCAGGGCGACACGGCGCGGCTGAAGGACGCCCAGGCAAAGGGTATCGTAGAGGTCAGAGACCTGAAGGCCCGCTTGCCACAACTCGCCGCCCCTTTGGAGAATATGACGGGGACGATCGAGCTAAAGGGCCAGGAGGCGATACTCAAGAAGTTCACGGTGGCTTACGGAGACAGCATCCTTTCGCTCTCAGCCACCGTACGAGGGTTTGACGCCCCCCAGGTCTCCTTTAATCTGGATGCTCCGCGACTCGTTCTCCACCAGTGGAAGGCCGCGGAGAAGAAAAAGGCCCCCAGTAGCCGGACGCACCTCACCGAACCTTACGGCCAACCACCCCCCGCCCGAATTCTGCTTGTGAAAGCCCAGGAGCGCCCGTACGACTGGCTAAGTTGGTTCAAGAAGGTCTCAGCCTCGGGAGACGTGCGGGTGCGGCAGGCCGTATACAATGATCTGCTTTTAGAGAACCTTCAGGCCAAAACCTCTCTCCGTCAAGGCGTCTTCATCCTCAACAATTTAACCTTCGGTCTTCACGGCGGCAGATACGACGGCTCTGCGGTGGTAGACCTCGACCCCGCCTCGGCGCGGTTCAGCTTCCGATCATCGCTCGTCGGGGTGGATGTTAACAAATTGTTGACGGCTCACGCCAAGCTTCCCAATACCATCTGGGGGCGCCTTCAGGCGACCCTCGACATCAGGGGCCGAGGCCTCACGGCCGCCTCGCTCCTGCCGACGCTGTCGGGCCGGGGACAAGCGACCGTGACCGACGGCCAAATCAACATGGCCATCGTGCGGGATCTGCTCGATAATATGCCTATCTTTAAGCTCGCCGGTTTTATTCCCGGCTTCCAGAAGCTCGGCACCTGCAAAACCCAATTCACCCGTCAGGAGACGACCCCCTTCCGGATCCTGACCATGCCCGTTACCATCAACCGGGGTGTCGCCGCCGTTGCCCCTTCGACCCTGATGCTCGACTCCGACGATATCGACATCGTGACGGGCGCCAATCCCGGCGTGATCGACCTGCCGCGCCAGGAGATCGATTTCCGCGACATCTGGGCCGTCTTCAGCCCCGAGCTCACCGACCAGTGCCTCGGCGCCGACGCCAAGCCGGTGCTGACCGACTCGGCGGGCCGGATGACCTTCCCCTTCACCTGCAGAGGCTCCTTCCGGGGCGGCCGCCGCCCGAAGTGCCGGCCCGACGAGCGGTACCTTCTGGACGCCGGCCTTCGATTGGCGTCGCAAAAGCTCTTTAAGGGGAAGGGAGGGGGAATTGGGGGCATCCTGGGTGAAGTGCTAGGCGGCGGCTCGCCTCAGCCACCTCCCGGCCAGCCGGGCCAGCAGCCCACCCAGCCAAGCCAGCCCGGTTCTCAAATACCCCCCCTGCCGGGCGGCCTCGAGGACCTCTTAAAGATCCTCCAATAA
- the nuoF gene encoding NADH-quinone oxidoreductase subunit NuoF, producing MLDAPSYGVGTDWRRFKPVLMRLKDIEGSETLKVYQDYGGYAALEKTLKEHEPEEIIEIVKDSGLRGRGGAGFPAGLKWSFIPKDPSVPKYVTCNADESEPGAFKDRYLIEREPHQLLEGILITSYAVESELAFIYIRGEFVHGARVLERAIEEARQAGLIGKNILGTGFNCDVYIHRGAGAYICGEETGMLSSLEGMRGEPKLKPPFPASKGLYGKPTVINNVETLACVPHIVQYGPEWFKSIGTEKSTGPKIFCLAGHVERPGLYEYPLGIPLRDLLEEVGGGVLDGRRLKGVIPGGSSTAVLAPDKLDTPLDFESVAEAGSALGTASLIVLDETVCIVEAAANFAHFYSHESCGQCTQCREGTTWMAKILDRIEAGQGRKEDLDTLLDMCQSMKETTICFLSDSAAIPTEAFIANYREEFEQHIAEGRCPFDKIDRLA from the coding sequence ATGCTTGACGCTCCCTCCTACGGTGTGGGGACCGACTGGCGGCGGTTTAAGCCGGTCCTCATGCGCCTCAAAGATATAGAAGGCTCCGAAACCCTGAAGGTCTACCAAGACTACGGCGGCTATGCTGCTTTGGAGAAGACCCTTAAAGAGCACGAGCCCGAGGAGATCATCGAGATCGTGAAGGACTCGGGCCTTAGGGGTCGGGGCGGGGCTGGGTTCCCGGCGGGCCTCAAGTGGAGCTTCATCCCCAAAGACCCCAGCGTGCCGAAGTACGTGACGTGCAATGCCGACGAGAGCGAGCCTGGCGCCTTCAAGGATCGCTACCTAATAGAGCGAGAACCTCACCAGCTCCTCGAGGGGATACTGATAACGAGTTACGCTGTTGAGTCTGAGCTCGCCTTCATATACATCCGGGGGGAGTTCGTCCACGGAGCCCGGGTTCTTGAGAGAGCAATAGAAGAGGCCCGCCAGGCGGGGCTTATCGGCAAGAATATCCTGGGCACAGGGTTTAATTGCGATGTATACATCCACCGGGGAGCGGGCGCCTATATATGCGGCGAAGAGACAGGCATGCTCTCGTCCCTCGAAGGAATGAGGGGTGAGCCGAAGCTCAAACCCCCCTTCCCGGCCAGCAAGGGACTCTACGGAAAGCCAACAGTCATCAATAACGTCGAGACTCTGGCGTGTGTGCCCCACATTGTCCAGTACGGCCCCGAGTGGTTTAAATCCATCGGCACCGAGAAGTCCACGGGACCGAAAATATTCTGCCTGGCGGGGCACGTCGAGCGGCCTGGCCTCTATGAGTATCCGTTGGGGATTCCGCTTAGGGATCTCCTGGAAGAGGTGGGCGGCGGTGTGCTCGACGGCAGGCGCCTGAAGGGGGTTATCCCCGGGGGCTCCTCAACCGCCGTGCTCGCACCTGATAAGCTCGACACTCCGCTAGACTTTGAGTCCGTTGCCGAAGCGGGCAGTGCGCTAGGCACGGCTTCCCTCATTGTGTTGGATGAGACCGTCTGCATTGTTGAAGCCGCCGCCAACTTCGCCCATTTTTACTCCCACGAGTCCTGCGGCCAGTGTACCCAGTGCCGTGAGGGGACAACCTGGATGGCCAAGATTCTAGACCGCATCGAGGCGGGGCAGGGGCGAAAAGAGGACCTCGATACCTTGCTCGATATGTGTCAGTCGATGAAGGAAACGACCATTTGCTTCCTTTCCGATTCGGCGGCCATCCCGACCGAGGCGTTCATAGCCAACTACCGCGAAGAGTTCGAGCAGCACATCGCCGAGGGCCGATGTCCCTTCGATAAAATAGACCGGCTCGCCTGA
- a CDS encoding LamG domain-containing protein, whose translation MAIDDLTNLISHWPLNEVSGTRVDSHGSNDLDDVNTVTQAAGKIGNAAEFVNDNDERLRHDDNADLSGADVDWTFAIWLYFDSKTARWPAIGKYLSTGNNREYRIRYLTATDRLSWEVSSDGTSGTVTIVEADNFGSPPLNTWIFVVVWHDATANEIGIQVNNGTPDTAAHTGGIHNGTAKFAIGTSHGNSGGDSWDGRLDSASLWKGRLLTSAERTALWNGGAGLDYPFTTTTPSPTRSSSPTKFSQAWPRARSFSTRPWRASPPPPPPLMKVSLDWPDPPSCRWRPKMVWPNPSPFRWNPWRGSISLGTSPLNPLRRPTAQPPTHMNRSSLSPPPPRPHMSPSSVSLPPASCLTRPMGRWLKPSRHSGKPLARSPRSRSSRGSQLPAWSLLPSSPGKRRQASPQLG comes from the coding sequence ATGGCCATTGATGACCTAACAAACCTCATCTCTCATTGGCCCCTCAACGAGGTGAGCGGCACCCGCGTAGATAGCCACGGCTCGAATGACCTAGATGATGTCAACACCGTAACACAGGCCGCTGGAAAGATAGGTAATGCGGCTGAGTTTGTCAATGATAATGACGAACGTCTTAGGCACGATGATAATGCCGATTTGTCTGGCGCAGATGTCGATTGGACTTTTGCAATTTGGCTTTATTTTGACTCCAAAACAGCGAGGTGGCCCGCCATTGGTAAATATCTTTCGACGGGAAACAACCGAGAATATAGGATTCGTTATCTTACCGCGACGGATAGATTGTCATGGGAGGTATCCTCTGATGGAACATCAGGCACGGTTACCATTGTTGAAGCCGACAATTTTGGGAGCCCTCCACTTAACACATGGATATTCGTTGTTGTCTGGCATGACGCAACCGCAAACGAGATAGGGATACAAGTTAACAATGGAACCCCTGATACGGCTGCGCATACCGGGGGCATACACAATGGTACTGCCAAGTTTGCGATAGGCACAAGCCATGGAAACTCCGGCGGGGACAGTTGGGATGGCCGTCTTGACTCAGCGAGCTTATGGAAGGGTCGCCTCTTGACCTCAGCAGAGCGAACCGCCCTCTGGAACGGCGGGGCGGGGCTGGATTATCCTTTTACGACCACGACCCCGTCTCCAACTCGGTCCTCGTCCCCTACGAAGTTCTCGCAGGCCTGGCCGAGAGCCCGGTCATTTTCCACGAGGCCATGGCGGGCTTCTCCGCCGCCGCCGCCTCCCCTTATGAAGGTATCTTTGGATTGGCCCGATCCGCCGTCGTGCCGATGGAGGCCAAAAATGGTTTGGCCCAACCCGTCTCCGTTCCGATGGAATCCTTGGAGGGGGTCAATCAGCCTGGGAACGTCGCCTTTGAATCCCTTAAGGCGGCCGACAGCTCAGCCCCCCACTCATATGAATCGCTCTTCGCTCTCTCCGCCTCCGCCCCGCCCCCATATGAGTCCCTCCTCGGTCTCGCTGCCGCCGGCCTCATGCCTTACGAGGCCCATGGGACGGTGGCTCAAGCCGTCCAGGCATTCTGGGAAGCCATTGGCCAGGTCTCCTCGATCAAGGTCATCCCGTGGGAGTCAACTTCCGGCCTGGTCGCTGCTGCCATCGTCCCCTGGGAAGCGCCGGCAGGCGTCGCCGCAGTTGGGATAA
- the nuoK gene encoding NADH-quinone oxidoreductase subunit NuoK, whose protein sequence is MTVGLTHYLFVSAILFSIGVVGVMVRRNAIVIFMSIELMLNAVNLTFIALSRYLHAPDGQLFVFFVMVVAAAEAVVGLAVIISVFRFRESVDVDRVNLFKW, encoded by the coding sequence ATGACCGTCGGCCTCACTCACTACCTTTTCGTAAGCGCCATTCTCTTTAGCATCGGGGTGGTGGGGGTCATGGTGCGGCGCAACGCGATCGTTATCTTCATGTCCATCGAGTTGATGCTGAACGCCGTGAACCTGACTTTCATAGCCCTTAGCCGCTATCTCCACGCTCCCGACGGCCAGCTCTTCGTTTTCTTCGTCATGGTTGTGGCCGCCGCCGAGGCGGTGGTGGGCCTTGCTGTCATCATATCCGTCTTCCGGTTCCGCGAGAGCGTTGACGTGGACCGGGTCAACCTCTTCAAGTGGTAA